From a region of the Amphiura filiformis unplaced genomic scaffold, Afil_fr2py scaffold_66, whole genome shotgun sequence genome:
- the LOC140144621 gene encoding uncharacterized protein, translating into MVEVRIYLQSFYLAQLIVTIDDIARSLDERGQTDLILLDFEKAFDKVSRHRLLMKAEYYGIRGTTLEWISDFLTNRTQQVMVDGQFSTEVEVTSGVPKAAGPLLFVIFINDLLACIKNSSVRLFADDCILYKRITSHEDRQLQVKDLDNLQEWEQQ; encoded by the coding sequence ATGGTGGAAGTAAGGATATATCTGCAATCTTTTTATCTTGCCCAACTAATTGTCACCATTGATGATATTGCCAGAAGCTTGGACGAAAGAGGGCAGACAGACCTTATCTTgcttgattttgaaaaagcatttgaTAAGGTGTCCCGTCATCGTTTGCTGATGAAAGCAGAGTATTATGGTATCAGAGGAACAACCTTGGAGTGGATTTCGGACTTTCTCACAAATAGAACCCAACAAGTAATGGTTGATGGCCAGTTCAGCACTGAAGTGGAAGTGACTTCTGGTGTACCCAAGGCAGCCGGGCCGTTGTTGTTTGTAATATTTATTAATGACCTACTAGCCTGCATCAAGAACTCCTCGGTTCGACTCTTTGCAGATGACTGCATCTTGTATAAAAGAATTACATCACACGAGGACAGGCAACTGCAAGTAAAAGACTTGGATAATCTGCAGGAGTGGGAACAACAATGA